The segment TTTGCGCGTCGACCCGCGACTTGACGACGACGTCGTCGAAGCCGGCTGCATGGAGCGCCGCAACGGCGTCCGCGGTCGTCTTGCCCGTGAGATCGGGCACGCGCGGACCGGCGACGATGTTCTGCCGCATCGCGATCGCTATGACGATGACGATGATGAGCGCCACGATCGTGCTCGCGAGCATGATCGCACGACGCGAGTTCCACACCGACGGCGATGATTCGTCGAGGGATGCGAACCAGCGCCGCCGCGCGTCGGCTGCCGCTTTCTTGCGCCTTATGACGGCCGTATCGGTCTCGCCGTTGCGCGAACCGCCGTGCTGGTCGCCGTCGGGCCCGAACCCGAGGCACGCACGCAGCGCGACGAGCACCTCGCCGGCCGTCTGATATCGGTCTTTCGGCGATTTCTGGAGCAGCCGCATGATGATCTCGCGCAGCTGCGGGCTGATCGTCGCGCCTGCAGCCACCGGGTCGGGCACCGGCGCGTTGACATGCGCCATAGCGACGCCCATCGCCGTCTCCGCGTCGTACGGCCGCTTCCCGGTCATCATCTCGTAGAGCACGACGCCGACGCTGTAGAGGTCGCTCGCCTCGCAAAGCGCCTGACCCGTCAGGTGCTCCGGCGCGCCGTACGGCACCGAAGCGAGGACGTTCTCCTGGCTCGTCACCGTCTGCGCGTTCGCAGCGCGGGCGATACCGAAATCGGCGACGCGGACCGTATCTTCCGGCGTGATGAGCACGTTCGACGGCTTGATATCGCGATGGAGGAGCTCGCCGCGGTGAGCGGCGCCGAGCGCCGCGCAGATGCCCATCGCATAGCGGATCGCAGCGGATTCGGGCAGCTTCTTCTCGCGCGCGATGAGCGCCGCGAGCGTCTCGCCGCCGACGAACTCTTGGACGATGTAATGCGAGTCGCCGACTTCGCCGACATCGTACGTGTTGACGATATTCGGATGCGAGAGTTTCGCGGCCGCCTGCGCTTCTTGGTAGAAGCGCTGGACGAATTCGTCGTCGGCGGCGAATTGCGGACGCAGCACCTTCACGGCGACCTGACGTCGCAGCAGCAGATCGTATCCGCGGTAGACGACCGCCATGCCGCCCTCGCCGACCTTCGCGTCGAGGCGATAGCGGTTGTTGTAGATCGTCTCTGGCACTGAGTCCTAACCCCGTCAGCGCGGGTAGAGCGGCAGCGCGCCAGCGAGGATGGCGCGTGCGATCGGCGCCGACACGACGCCGCCGTATCCCGCGTTCTCGACGACGACCGCGACGACGAGCCGCGGCGCTTCCGCCGGCGCGAAGCATACGAACCACGCGTCCGGCGGCCCACCGAGATGCGTCGCGGTGCCCGTCTTGCCTGCGACCGTGACGTTCGGCAGCGCGGCCGCAGTGCCGGTGCCGTAACGCACGGCTGCGATCATCATCGTGCGGACTTCGTCTGCGGTTTCCGCCGATATGACGAGCGCCCCTGTCGGCGGCGGAATCGTGACCGGCGGCTTGCCCGGAACGCGGATCTGCTTGACGAACTGCGGCGGTTCGAGCACGCCGCCGTTGGCGATCGTCGAACCGATCAGCGCCATGCGCAGCGGCGTGACCACGAGGCTCCCTTGACCGAACGACATCTGCGCGAGCTCGGAATCGATGATCGAGTTCTGCGGGGGCACGTTGTCTTGGACGACGGAGACGGGCGTGTCGAGCGGCTCGCCGACGCCGAAGCGTTTCAGGTATTCGTAGAAGCCCGGCGCGCCGAGCTTGACGCCGATCTGCGCGAAGTCGACGTTGCTCGAGAGCGCGAACGCGCCGGTCACCGACTGCGTGCCCGTCACCTCATCCTCGTCGTTGCGGATGCGAAAACCGTCGATGAGGAAGTAGCCGGGGTCGTAGAAATTATCGTCGGGCGTGACGGCGCCCGCGTCGAGCGCCGCGCTCGCGGTGAACATCTTGAACGTCGAGCCGGGCGGGTAGAGACCGGCGGCGCCGCGGTCGAGCAGCGGCGCGTCGGACCGGTCTCGCAAGCCCTTCCAATCTTTTTCGAGGCGATTCGGGTCGAAGGTCGGCCGGTTGACGATCGCGAGCACCGCGCCGGTCCTCGGATCCAAGACGACCGCCGCGCCGCGGATGTCTTGGGGCAACGCACGGTCGACGACTGCGGCGATATCGCCTCGAAGCGTGAGGACGACGTCGCCGCCACGACTCGTGCCGGTCGTCGTCGATGAGTCGAACGGCGCGAGGATCGAGCTCGAACCTGCCGACTTGGATGAGACGATAGAGTCGAGTCCGGCTTCCAAGCCAGACTCGCCGTAGACGGGCGAGGCATAACCGACGAGTTGCGCGAGCGCGCTGCCGGCGCTATAGACGCGACGGTCCCCGTGGCTTTTCGCGAGCGGCACGCCGGAGGAATCGAAGAGCGTGCCCCGCTGCGAGATCGACACGCTGTGGCGTGGATCGCCCTCGTGGCTTTCGATGAAGCTGCGCTGCGCGATCTGCACGCGAGCGTCGGCGATCGCGAGCACGACGAACGCGACGACGAAACCGATCGCGACGTGGATGAGCCGCGAGCGCAACGCGGTGCCCTAGCGGCTGCGGGCGCCGGCGGGCGTCGCGAGCGCGAGGCGTGGGCGGACGTACTCCTGGAGCGAGCGGACGGTGATCTCGCCGTCGCCGGATCTGCTCTCGAGCGCGAGGAGCAGCGCCCGGACCGTGTCGAGCGACGTCAGGCACGCGACGCCCGCTTCCGCCGCCGCCCGCCGGATGCGATAGCCGTCCGTCTGCGACTGCGGGGTCGTCGCCGCGTCGTTGATGACGAGATCGACGCCGCCCGAGCCGATGAGGTCGAGGACGTGCGGCGATCCCTCAGCGATCTTGTTGACGCGCGTCGCGTCGATGCCGTGATCGCCGAGCAGCGACCAGGTCCCCGGGGTCGCGTAGAGGCGGAAGTCCATGTCGATGAGCGCGCGAGCGATCGAAAGCGACGAGAACTTCTCGGCATCGGAGACGGAGAACAGGATGCGGCCGCCGGGCGGCGGCGGATTGATGCCCGCGCCGAGCATGCCGCGCAGCAGCGCGCCCGCGTACGTCGCGTCGATGCCGAGCGCTTCACCGGTCGACTTCATCTCCGGGCCGAGGATCGTCTCGACGCGCCGCAATTTGGCGAACGAGAAGACGGGTATCTTAACCGCGACGAAGTCGGGGCGCGGCAATAGCCCGAGCTCGAGGTCCATGTCGCGGAGCTTCTCGCCGATCGCGACCCGAGTCGCGGCCGCGACGAGCGGCACGCCGGTGAGCTTCGCGATGATCGGCACGGTGCGGCTCGCTCGCGGGTTCGCCTCGATGACGAACAGCTCGCCGTCGTGCACGATGTACTGGACGTTGATGAGGCCGTTGATGCCGAGCTCGGCGCAGAGGCGGCGCGTCACGTCTGCGATGCGGGCCTCCATCTCCGGACCGATGGTCTGGGTCGGATAGACCGCCATCGAATCGCCGGAGTGGATGCCGGCGCGTTCAACGTGCTCGAAGATCCCAGGGATGATGATGTCGTCGCCGTCGAAGACCGCGTCGACCTCGACCTCGACGCCGGCGAGGTATTTGTCGACGAGCAGCGGGGCGTGCGGTAGGATCGGCGGCGCGCTCTCCGCATACGCGGCGAGCTGGCCCTCGTTGTAGACGATCTCCATGCCACGGCCGCCGAGCACGTACGACGGACGGACGAGTACGGGAAAACCGATCTCGCGCGCGATCTCGCGCGCCTTGCGGAACGAGAGCGCCGTCTTGCCCGGGGGACGCGCGACGCCGAGCGACGAGAGCACTCCGTCGAACTTGCGCCGGTCTTCGGCGAGAGCGAGCGCTTTCTGGCCGCTGCCGAGCGATTTGATTCCGCGTTTCTCCAGATCGCGAGCGAGATTGATCGGCGTCTGACCGCCGAAGGACAGGAGGGCGCCTTCCGCGTGCGTCGCGCGAACGGCGTGCTCGACCTCGTCGACGCAGGGCGGCTCGAACACGAGGACGTCGGACACGTCGAAGTCGGTGCTCACGGTCTCGGGGTTGTTGTTGAGCACGACGGATGCGACGCCCGCTTCGTGCAGCGCCCATGCCGCGTGGACGCACGAGTAATCGAACTCGATGCCCTGACCGATGCGGATCGGTCCGCTGCCGACGACGACGACCGTGCGACGGCCGGTCTTCCGCAGCTCTTCGGCTTCGCCGACCGTCGCGTAATAGTACGGCGTGCGCGCCGGGAATTCGGCGCCTGCCGTGTCGACGACGCGATACGTCGTCGCCGCGGTCGCGCCGCCGGCCGCCTTCACCTGACCCAGAGGCCGCTTGGTCATGCGCGCGATCGTCGCCGCGGCGTAGCCCTGTCGCTTCGCGCGTACGATCGCCTCGTCACTCGCTTCAGCCGACCGCAAGTCGGTCTCCGTTTTGACGAGTTCGGTCAGCTCTTCGAGCCAGAACGGGTCGATGGTCGTAAGCTCGGAGATGCCTTCGACAGTCCGGCCGCGCCGCAGGCATTCGGCGACGGCGAAGAGCCGTTCGTGCGTCGGCCGGCGCAGCACGTCGTCGAGCTCGTCGTCGCTCCACTGCTCGATGGCATGGCCGGTGAGCGCGTCGCGGCCGATGTCGCACCCGCGTACGGCCTTGATGAGCGCTTGTCCGAACGTGCGCCCGATCGCCATGACCTCGCCGGTCGACTTCATCTGGCTGCCGAGGTGCGCGTCGCCGAGCGGGAACTTGTCAAACGGCCAACGAGGGATCTTGACGACGCAGTAGTCGAGCGTCGGCTCGAAGGCGGCTTTCGTGACCCCCGTGACGGGGTTCGGGATGTCGGGAAGCAGCTGCCCCAGCGCCACTTTCGTCGCGATCTTCGCGATCGGATAGCCGGTGGCTTTGCTCGCGAGCGCGGACGAACGCGACACGCGCGGATTCACTTCGATGATGCGATATTCGTCGCTGTGCGGATCGAGCGCGAACTGGATGTTGCAGCCGCCCTGGATCTCGAGGTGGCGGATGATGTTGATCGACGCGGATCGCAGGCGCTGGTAGTCGCGGTCGGAGAGCGTCTGCGACGGCGCGACGACGATCGAATCGCCGGTGTGGACGCCGACCGGATCGATGTTCTCCATGTTGCAGACGACGATGCAGTTGCCGGCGCCGTCGCGCAGCACTTCGTACTCGACTTCCTTCCAACCGAGGAGCGATGTCTCGAGCAGCACCTGACGCGCGATGCTCGCGCGCAGCCCGCTCTCGAGGAATTCGCGCAGTTGCTCGCGGTCGTAGGCGATGCCGCCGCCGGTACCGCCGAGCGTGTATGCCGGCCGGACGATGAGCGGTAAGCCTTTTTCGTCGGCGAAGGCGAGGCCAGGTTCGACCTCGTTGACGACGACCGAGTCCGGCACGGGCTCGCCGATCGCGATCATCGCCTTCTTGAAGAGATCGCGGTCTTCGGCGAGGCGAATCGTCCGCAACGGCGTGCCGAGCAGCTCGACGCCGTAGCGCTCGAGCGTGCCGCGTTCGGCGAGCGCGACCGCAAGGTTGAGGCCGGTCTGACCGCCGAGCGTCGCGAGCATCGCATCCGGCCGCTCGCGCGCGATGATCGCCTCGACGTGCGACGGCACGAGCGGCTCGAGATAGACCGCGTCGGCCATCTCCGGATCGGTCATGATCGTCGCTGGATTCGAATTGACGAGGACGACCCGGCAGCCTTCTTCACGCAGCGCGCGGCACGCCTGGACGCCGGCGTAGTCGAACTCCGCCGCCTGGCCGATGACGATCGGCCCCGACCCCACTACGAGCACGCAGCGCCGCGCGTCGGACGTCATGACGCGATGCTCGCGAGGAACTTGGCGAATAGGCCGTATGCGTCGCCCGGGCCGGGCGACGCTTCAGGGTGGAACTGCACGGACTCGATCGGCAGCTCCTCGTGCCGCAAGCCTTCGTTGACGCCGTCGTTCAGGTTGACGAGCGTTTGTGCTACGCCGCGAGGCAGCGAGGCCGCGTCGACGGCGTAGCCGTGGTTGTGCGCGGTGATGAGCACCTCGCCGGTGTCGCACCGCTGGACCGGCTGGTTGCCACCACGGTGACCGTACTTCATCTTATATGTCTTCGCGCCGAGCGCGATCGCGAGGAGCTGGTGACCGAGGCAGATGCCGAATATAGGAAGCTTCTCGTGGTCGACGGCGCGTTTGAGCGTGTCGACGACGCGGCCGAGCTCGGAGGGGTCGCCGGGCCCGTTGCTAACGACGAGGCCCGCCGGCCCGGCTGAGAGGATGTCGTCGAACGACGAATCGTAGGGCAGTTCGATGACTTCCGCGCCTGCTCGTTCCAGTGACCCCGCGATGTTCTCTTTGACGCCGCAATCGAGCAGCGCAACGCGCAGCCGGCTCCTGCCGATCTGGAGCTTCGACCGGACGCTGACGCCCTCGACGAGCTCAGGCGTTCCCAACGGCTCGCCCACGTATTCGCGCAGAACGTCCTTCGCCCGTGCGACGGCCTCGTCGCCGACGGCGAGCACCGAGCGCATCGTCCCCGATTCGCGCAAGCGGATGACGAGCGAACGCGTGTCGACGTCTTCGATTCCGCGTACCCTTTGTGCATCGAACCACTCCGGCAGCGAACCCGTGCTGCGCCAGTGGCTCGGGTGACGGCTGACGCGTTTGAAGACGCCGCCGGATGCGCAAATGCGATCGTGCTGCTCGACGGCCGGATCGATCCCGTAGTTGCCGATGAGCGGGTACGTGAAGACGAGCAGCTGTCCGGCGTACGACGGATCGGTGAGCGCTTCTTCGTAGCCGGTCATACCGGTGTAGAACACCGCCTCGCCGGTCGACGCGCCGTCGGGACCGATGCCGGTCCCTTCGAACGCGCTACCGTCCGCCAGCAGCAGCACCGCGCGGCGGTTCATGCTTTCACCGCTTTTCGCGAAGCGAACACGATGGAGCCGCCGACGACGCTCATCGCAGGTTTGACGTCGAAGGTCTGGCCGGCAAACGGAGTCGCCCGGCCTTTCGACACGAACAGCGTGGGGTCGACCGTCCACGGTCGGTCGAGATGCAGCCCAGTGATATCCGCCGGCGAGCCGGGAGCGAGCGTGCCGCCGTCGACGCCGAGCAGCCGTGCGACGTTGGTCGAGAAGTTGGCGACGAGCGTCGCGATCGGCACGTCGCGGAACGTGTCGAACATCGCCGCGACCGCCGTCTCGAGTCCGGAAAAACCGACGCACGCATGCGAGAGCGGCGGTTCTTTCTCATCGGGCGCGTGCGGCGCGTGATCGCTCGCGAAAATGTCGATCGTGCCGTCGACGACCGCTGCCTTGAGCGCCTTGACGTCGGCCGCCGACCGTAGCGGCGGATTGACGCGCATCGCGGCATCGAAACCGAGCAGCTGCTCGTCGGTGCACCGGACGTGGTGCGGCGTCGCTTCGCCGGATGCGTCGACGCCCGTCGAGCGCGACCAGCGGAGGACGTCGATCGTCTCGCGCGCGCTGACGTGACACAGGTGCCAGCGCTTGCCTGTGACGCGCGCGACGAGCAGGTCGCGCGCAGCGATCGCGGCTTCCGCAAGGTTCGGCGTGCCGGTGACGCCGAGCAGATCGCTGATCACGCCTTCGTTCATGAGGGCGCCGTCGAATGCCGGGTCGTCGCAATGCGATAGGAACGGCTGCGGCAGGTCGGCGATGAGCCTTGCCGCGTGGTACAAAGCCTTGAGCGACGCGGTCGTCGAGCCGTCGTCGGAAAACGCGACCGCTCCCGCTTTCGCCATACCGCGGAGCGCCGCTATCGATTCTCCCGCGCGCGCGATCGTGACGCTCCCGATCGGATAGCATCGCACTCCGCCGATCGCGTCCGCGGCGCGGATGAGCTGCGACACTGACGAGGCACGGTCGATGGGCGGTCTCGTGTTCGGCATCGCGGCGACGGCGGTGAATCCGCCGGCGGCGGCGGCGGCAAGGCCGGTCTCCAGGGTCTCTTTTTGCGGATCGCCGGGATGGCGCAGGTGGACGTGCGGATCGATGAAGCCGGGGCAGAGCACCATCCCCGCGCAGTCGACGCGCTCCGCGTCGAGATCCGGTTCTGCCGGCGCTCCGTCGATGATCGCGGCGATCACGCCGTTGCGGACGGCGATCGTGCGGATCGCATCCAGGCCGAGCGTCGGATCGACGACGCGTGCCCCGACGAAATCGCGATTCGGCACGCGGCTTTTCAACGGACGGTCCCCGCCGAGTCGGCCGGATGGAGCGGACGAGCGCTCGCGGCGGCGCGCAGGCAGCGTTCGAGCGCCGCCATCCTGACGTAGACGCCGTTCTCCACCTGGCGTTCGATCCGGCTCCGCGGATCATCCATGAGCGCACCGGAGATCTCGACGCCGCGATTGACCGGCCCCGGATGCATGATGATCGCGTGAGGCGCCATCCGACCGACGCGTGCATCATCGATGCCGTAGCCTTCGATCAGATCTTCCGCGGGCGGAAGCTCGGCGCCGTCGGCGCGCTCCTTTTGGATGCGCAGCAGCATGACCGCGTCGGCGCGCGGGAGACAGGCGTCGAGGTCGGTCGACAGCTCGGCGAAGCCCCAGCCCGGCGAGGTCGGCGGGAGCAAGAGCGGAGGCGCGCAGAGCGTCACGTGCGCTCCGAGGAGATGTGCGGCGCGCGCGCTCGAACGCGCGACTCGGCTGTGGCGGATGTCGCCGCTTATGACGAGACGGCGGCCGTCGAGCGCGCCGAACTCTTCGACGAGCGTCATCGCGTCGAGCAAGCCTTGGGTCGGGTGCGCGTGCCAGCCGTCGCCCGCGTTGAGGATCGCGGCGCTGAAATGTCGCGCGAGCGCGTGTGGAAAGCCGCTCTCCGAGTGCCTGACGACGAGCGCGTCCGCGCCGATCGCTTGGATCGTGCGCATCGTATCCTCGAGCGTCTCGCCTTTGCCGAGCGACGACGTCTCGGGGTGGAAATCGTGCCACGTCCCGCCGAGCTTGTGCGTCGCTTGGGCGAACGACGTCGCGGTGCGCGTGCTCGCTTCGAAGAACATGCCGACGACGATCTTGCCCTTGAGGCGAAGCGACGCATCGGCGACGCCGCGCTTGAACTCGAGCGCACGCTTTATCAACGCCTCGATGAGCGGCCGTTGCGCGTCATCGAGGTCGAGGAGCAAGCGATCCGCCGTCATGCCGCTTCGCAGATGACGACGCGATCTGCGTCGTCCGGCTCCGGACGAAGTTCGACGACCACCCTTTCGTCCGACGCCGTCGGCACGAATTTGCCGACGTAGTCGGCTTGGATGGGCAGCTCGCGTAAGCCGCGGTCGATGAGGACGCACAGCCGGACGGCACGCGGCCGCCCGAGGTCGGTGATCGCGTCGAGGGCCGAGCGCACCGTGCGGCCGGTGAAGAGCACGTCGTCGATGATGACGACGTCCTTGCCGGTCACGTCGCTCGTTATATCGCTCTCGGGCATCTCGCGCGGCGCGTCGTCGTCGCGATAGAGGGTGATGTTGAGGAAGCCGGTCTGCACGGTGACGCCGGTCCGGCGTTTGATCTCGGCTTGGATGCGGCGCGCGAGGTTCTCGCCGCCCTTGCGGATACCGATGAGGACGAGGTCGCGCGTCGCGCCGGTCGGCTCGATGATCTGATGCGTGAGCCGCTCGACGGTGCGCTGAAGCTCGGCAGACGAAAACACGACGAGCTTTTCCCGCAGCGTGGGCGCTTTCGTCGTGGCCATGAGCGGTGTTCTTCGTCGCCCCACCGGCGCGGCCCTGTGAGGAACACATGTAGCGGTCGAGCTTTAGCTCGACCGCCGCGGCCTTGCGGTAAGCAGCTTGGAGCGGTCGACCTTTACGGTCGACCGTCACGGCCTCACTTGGAAGCGTGTCTGCGGTCGAGCTGAAGCTCGACCGCTACAAAGCCATTCCGCTAGAGCGTCACGCGGCGTTCGCGAGCGAGTTCGAACGTGCGCCTCAACTCTTCCAGCCGCCGGCGTTCGCCCTCGACGACCTCGGCCGGCGCCTTACGCACGAAACCTTCGGATGCAAGCTTCCGCTCGATGACGTCGATCTCGCGCTCGGTCTTCTCTATCTCCTTGTCGAGCGACGTGCGCTCGCGCTCGATGACCCCCGCGTCGACCGGCAGGAACACTTGCGCCGCGCCGAGGCGCCTCGACAGCGCGCTCTCCGGCTTCGGGAACTCGCCGTCGCCGATCGAGCGGACAGCGCTCGCGCGGCCGAGGCGTTCGACGATCTCGGACTCGCGTTGCAGCAAGCCGACGAGTTCGGGCGAGGCGCCATCGACGAAGACGTCTCGGAGTTCGCGATACGGAAGTTTTGGAACGCCGCGCAGCGCGAGCACCGCGTCGACGAAGCCGAGCACCTGCGCCATGTCGGAGCGAGAGCCTATGTCGATCCAGGCAGCAGCGCCGTCCGGCCAGGCGGACTTGCCGATGCGCGGCACCTCGTGCGGCAGCCGCTGCCAGAGCTCTTCGGTGATGAACGGCATGATCGGATGCAGCAGCTGGAGCGCGCCGGTCAGCACGCGGCCGAGGATGCACGCACGCGTCGGTACGCGGTCTTTCGCGATCTCGATGTAGACGTCGCACACCTCGTTCCAGACGAAGCTGCGGATCGCGTCCGACGCTTCGGAGAAGTCGAAGTCGCGGTATGCGGCGTCGACGCGCTGGACGGTTTGTGCGAGCGCGTCGAGGATGTAGCGGTCGGCGAGCGTCAGTTGGACGTCGGGGCACGAGAGCGGTTCGCGCGCTTCGCCGAGCTCCGGGAAGGTCGTCAGCGCGAAGCGGACCGCTTGCCACAACTTGTTGCAGAACTTTCGCGCGTCTTCGCAGCGCCCGACGGAAAAACGCACGTCTTGACCTGCGTGCATCTGGTTGACGATGCCAAAACGCGTCGCGTCAGCGCCGTAGTCGCGCACGAGATCGAGCGGGTCGAGGTTATTCCCCCGTGACTTGCTCATGCGCTGGCCGTTCTCGTCGAGGATGACCGGCGTGATGAGGACGGTCGAGAACGGCTCGCGGCCCAAGAAATGGATGCCGAGCATGACCATGCGCGCGACCCAGAGGAAGATGATCTCGCGCGCGGTGACGAGGACCTGCGTCGGATACCAGACCTCGAGCTCTTTCGTCTTCTCGGGCCAGCCGAGGATCGAGAACGGCCAGAGGCCTGAGGAGAACCACGTGTCGAGGGTGTCTTCATCGCGACGGAGATCGGTACGGGCGCACGTGGCGCACTTCTCCGGTTCGGACAGCGCGACCGTCGCGTGGTCGAGGCCGCAATACCAGACCGGCAACCGGTGGCCCCACCAGATCTGGCGCGAGATGTTCCAATCACGGATCCGCTCGAGCCAATCTTCGTACGTCTTCTGGTACCGCTCGGGGACGAACTTCACGCGGCCTTCTCTAGATGCCGAAAGCGCCGGCTCTGCGAGCGGCTTCATCTTGACGAACCACTGCAGCGACAAGAGCGGCTCGATCGGCGTGTCGCAGCGATAGCAGATACCGATCGACGTCGCGTGCGCTTCTTCGCGGACGAGCAGACCGCGTTCGCGCAATCGGCGGACGGCGAGCTCGCGCGCGTCGAACCGATCGAGCCCGGCGAATTCAGGCTCGACATCGCCGGTGAGCTTCGCGTCGAAGCCGATGACGGACGGTTGCGGCAAGCCGTGGCGTTCGCCGATCTCGTTGTCGGTGAAATCGTGGGCCGGCGTGATCTTGAGCGCGCCGGTTCCGAATTCGCGCTCGACCGACGCGTCGGCGATGACGGGGATCGGCGCCGGCATCAGCGGACGCATGACATGCTTGCCGATGAGCGCCCGGTAACGATCGTCGTCGGGATGGACCGCGACCGCGACGTCGGCGAATATCGTCTCGGGGCGCGTCGTCGCGATGACGGCGTCGGGAGCTCCATCGACGCCGGCGTAGCGGACGAAATAGAGCGTGCCTTGACGCTCCTCCCGTTCGACTTCGCTGTCCGATAGGGTCGACGCGCAGCGCGGGCACCAGTTTATGAGGCGCGTACCGCGGTAGATCAGCCCCTCGGCGTACAGGTCGACGAAGACCTTGAGCACGGCGCGGCTCATGCCTTCGTCCATCGTGAAGCGGTCTCGATCCCAATCGGGCCCGAAGCCGAGCGCGCGGAACTGTTCGTAAAGGACGTCGCCGTATTCGCGCCGCCACTCCCACACGCGTGCGATGAACGCGTCGCGGCCGAGGTCGAACCGCGTCTTGCCTTCCTTGGCGAGCTCTTTCTCGACGACGTTCTGCGTCGCGATCGCGGCGTGATCTTGACCCGGCAGCCAGACGGCGTTCCTGCCGCGCATGCGGTTCCAGCGGACGAGGATGTCTTGCGGCGTGTACGTCGAGCCGTGGCCCATGTGGGCACGTCCGGTGATGTTCGGCGGCGGCATCGCGATGACGAACGGCTTGAGCTCGGGATCCGGCTCGGCGTGGAACGCCTTCTCCGCTTCCCAAGTCTGGTACCATCGCCGTTCGATCGCGGCCGGGTCGTACTTGTCGAGCATCGGCTCGCGCAGCTCGGTCATGGCCTCGAAGTTCGGGCGAGATTGCGCGCACCCTGCGGCGCACAGGTGCGGAGGCGCCGGCTACGTCTTACGACGCCGCGATGAGCTTCGCGAACGTGTCGGCGTCGACGTTGCCGCCGCTGATGATGATGCCCACACGGGCGCCGAAGTCTCCGGCTTTGCCGGCGAGCGCCGCGGCGACCGGCACCGCGCCTGCGGGTTCGACGACGATCTTCGTGCGCCCGAAGAGCAGGCGCATCGCGTTGCGGATCTCGTCATCGTTGACGGTGACGAAATCGTCGACGAGCTTGTCGGCGATCGGCCACGTGATGTCGCCGGGCGACGTCGTGCGTAAGCCTTCGGCGATCGTGTCCGGCTCGGGGATCGCGACCGGCTTGCGCGCGCGGCGCGATCTCGACCAGTCGTCGCCCGCTTCGGGCTCGACGCCGACGATCTTCAAGCCTGGGCGCAATGTTTTCGCGACGATCGCGCTGCCCGAGATGAGGCCACCGCCGCCGACC is part of the Candidatus Eremiobacteraceae bacterium genome and harbors:
- the pknB gene encoding Stk1 family PASTA domain-containing Ser/Thr kinase, with protein sequence MPETIYNNRYRLDAKVGEGGMAVVYRGYDLLLRRQVAVKVLRPQFAADDEFVQRFYQEAQAAAKLSHPNIVNTYDVGEVGDSHYIVQEFVGGETLAALIAREKKLPESAAIRYAMGICAALGAAHRGELLHRDIKPSNVLITPEDTVRVADFGIARAANAQTVTSQENVLASVPYGAPEHLTGQALCEASDLYSVGVVLYEMMTGKRPYDAETAMGVAMAHVNAPVPDPVAAGATISPQLREIIMRLLQKSPKDRYQTAGEVLVALRACLGFGPDGDQHGGSRNGETDTAVIRRKKAAADARRRWFASLDESSPSVWNSRRAIMLASTIVALIIVIVIAIAMRQNIVAGPRVPDLTGKTTADAVAALHAAGFDDVVVKSRVDAQTAAGLVSGTEPAAGSAVASGTAVILYMSAGPPTQGLSSVIGRDVKGAIAFLSQKGYVVKLGPAVHSANVPKGLVAKTNPSPGAKLPIHGTVVLYPSGGPFAVSVPNLVNLSDSDARKLVTKAGLTLKVSQVIPNVNIPPQTIMDQDPSGGSQAPPGSVITVEESGGPNSITVPNVVGGSVDDARGTLQQAGLTVGSVAQVEDATTTPGTVVSQNPQAGSQTGAGTAVDLYVAVSPAAPSAAPSAAPTANALPPIPNLVGMTLEDATAALTKIGYTVGHVTVLTGSPPNAKVVSTEPEPGATTPPGSTSVDIVLGPAPH
- a CDS encoding penicillin-binding protein 2, whose protein sequence is MRSRLIHVAIGFVVAFVVLAIADARVQIAQRSFIESHEGDPRHSVSISQRGTLFDSSGVPLAKSHGDRRVYSAGSALAQLVGYASPVYGESGLEAGLDSIVSSKSAGSSSILAPFDSSTTTGTSRGGDVVLTLRGDIAAVVDRALPQDIRGAAVVLDPRTGAVLAIVNRPTFDPNRLEKDWKGLRDRSDAPLLDRGAAGLYPPGSTFKMFTASAALDAGAVTPDDNFYDPGYFLIDGFRIRNDEDEVTGTQSVTGAFALSSNVDFAQIGVKLGAPGFYEYLKRFGVGEPLDTPVSVVQDNVPPQNSIIDSELAQMSFGQGSLVVTPLRMALIGSTIANGGVLEPPQFVKQIRVPGKPPVTIPPPTGALVISAETADEVRTMMIAAVRYGTGTAAALPNVTVAGKTGTATHLGGPPDAWFVCFAPAEAPRLVVAVVVENAGYGGVVSAPIARAILAGALPLYPR
- the carB gene encoding carbamoyl-phosphate synthase large subunit: MTSDARRCVLVVGSGPIVIGQAAEFDYAGVQACRALREEGCRVVLVNSNPATIMTDPEMADAVYLEPLVPSHVEAIIARERPDAMLATLGGQTGLNLAVALAERGTLERYGVELLGTPLRTIRLAEDRDLFKKAMIAIGEPVPDSVVVNEVEPGLAFADEKGLPLIVRPAYTLGGTGGGIAYDREQLREFLESGLRASIARQVLLETSLLGWKEVEYEVLRDGAGNCIVVCNMENIDPVGVHTGDSIVVAPSQTLSDRDYQRLRSASINIIRHLEIQGGCNIQFALDPHSDEYRIIEVNPRVSRSSALASKATGYPIAKIATKVALGQLLPDIPNPVTGVTKAAFEPTLDYCVVKIPRWPFDKFPLGDAHLGSQMKSTGEVMAIGRTFGQALIKAVRGCDIGRDALTGHAIEQWSDDELDDVLRRPTHERLFAVAECLRRGRTVEGISELTTIDPFWLEELTELVKTETDLRSAEASDEAIVRAKRQGYAAATIARMTKRPLGQVKAAGGATAATTYRVVDTAGAEFPARTPYYYATVGEAEELRKTGRRTVVVVGSGPIRIGQGIEFDYSCVHAAWALHEAGVASVVLNNNPETVSTDFDVSDVLVFEPPCVDEVEHAVRATHAEGALLSFGGQTPINLARDLEKRGIKSLGSGQKALALAEDRRKFDGVLSSLGVARPPGKTALSFRKAREIAREIGFPVLVRPSYVLGGRGMEIVYNEGQLAAYAESAPPILPHAPLLVDKYLAGVEVEVDAVFDGDDIIIPGIFEHVERAGIHSGDSMAVYPTQTIGPEMEARIADVTRRLCAELGINGLINVQYIVHDGELFVIEANPRASRTVPIIAKLTGVPLVAAATRVAIGEKLRDMDLELGLLPRPDFVAVKIPVFSFAKLRRVETILGPEMKSTGEALGIDATYAGALLRGMLGAGINPPPPGGRILFSVSDAEKFSSLSIARALIDMDFRLYATPGTWSLLGDHGIDATRVNKIAEGSPHVLDLIGSGGVDLVINDAATTPQSQTDGYRIRRAAAEAGVACLTSLDTVRALLLALESRSGDGEITVRSLQEYVRPRLALATPAGARSR
- the carA gene encoding glutamine-hydrolyzing carbamoyl-phosphate synthase small subunit, translated to MNRRAVLLLADGSAFEGTGIGPDGASTGEAVFYTGMTGYEEALTDPSYAGQLLVFTYPLIGNYGIDPAVEQHDRICASGGVFKRVSRHPSHWRSTGSLPEWFDAQRVRGIEDVDTRSLVIRLRESGTMRSVLAVGDEAVARAKDVLREYVGEPLGTPELVEGVSVRSKLQIGRSRLRVALLDCGVKENIAGSLERAGAEVIELPYDSSFDDILSAGPAGLVVSNGPGDPSELGRVVDTLKRAVDHEKLPIFGICLGHQLLAIALGAKTYKMKYGHRGGNQPVQRCDTGEVLITAHNHGYAVDAASLPRGVAQTLVNLNDGVNEGLRHEELPIESVQFHPEASPGPGDAYGLFAKFLASIAS